One segment of Trichlorobacter ammonificans DNA contains the following:
- a CDS encoding NADP-dependent isocitrate dehydrogenase yields the protein MTTHKIIWTEIDEAPALATYSLLPIVQAFTKGTGVEVETRDISVSGRIIATFPECLTPEQRIPDYLAQLGELSLTPEANIIKLPNISASVPQLKEAIAELQAKGYKVPDYPENPQTDEEKAIAEKYAKVLGSAVNPVLREGNSDRRAPISVKNFSKKNPHKLSAWAADSKSEVAHMSAGDFYGNEKSVCLEDGGEFKIEFVGADGSLKVLKSGLKASKGEVLDATFMSKKALRAFYAEQIADAKKNGQLLSLHLKATMMKVSDPIMFGHAVEVFYKEVFEKHAATFKQIGVNPNMGLGDLYKKIEALPADKKAEIEADIKAVYASAPALAMVDSDKGITNLHVPNDIIVDASMPVVVRDGGKMWNAEGKLQDTKALIPDRCYATMYKEIVEDCKKNGAFDPATMGSVPNVGLMAQKAEEYGSHPTTFEIPADGTVKVVAADGTVLMESKVEQGDIWRMSRVKDIPIQDWVKLAVNRAKATGAHAVFWLDKNRAHDAQIIAKVETYLKNHDTTGLTIKILAPVEAMRYSLERIRKGEDTISVTGNVLRDYLTDLFPILELGTSAKMLSIVPLLAGGGLFETGAGGSAPKHVQQFVKEGYLRWDSLGEFSALAASLEHLGTQFKNAKALVLAETLDQAIAKFLDNNKSPARKVGQIDNRGSHFYLALYWAEALAAQTKDAELKTKFEKIAKQLADNEVKINEELIGAQGKPVDMGGYYRPDPAKTAAAMRPSPTLNAIIDGIA from the coding sequence ATGACAACGCACAAGATCATCTGGACCGAGATTGATGAAGCACCCGCATTGGCAACCTATTCGTTGCTCCCGATTGTTCAGGCATTCACCAAGGGCACCGGCGTTGAGGTCGAAACCCGTGACATCTCCGTTTCCGGCCGCATCATTGCCACGTTCCCGGAATGCCTGACTCCGGAGCAGCGGATTCCCGACTACCTCGCGCAGCTGGGTGAACTCTCCCTGACCCCGGAAGCCAACATCATCAAACTGCCCAATATCAGCGCCTCGGTTCCCCAACTCAAGGAAGCCATCGCCGAATTGCAGGCTAAAGGGTACAAGGTCCCCGATTACCCGGAAAACCCCCAGACCGACGAAGAAAAGGCAATCGCCGAGAAGTACGCCAAGGTGCTGGGCAGCGCCGTGAACCCGGTGCTGCGCGAAGGCAACTCCGACCGCCGCGCTCCGATCTCCGTCAAGAACTTCTCCAAGAAAAACCCCCACAAGCTGTCTGCCTGGGCTGCCGACTCCAAGTCAGAAGTCGCCCACATGAGCGCCGGCGACTTCTACGGCAACGAGAAGTCGGTCTGCTTGGAAGATGGTGGCGAATTCAAGATCGAGTTCGTCGGCGCCGACGGCTCGCTCAAGGTTCTGAAGAGCGGCCTCAAGGCATCCAAGGGTGAAGTGCTCGACGCCACCTTCATGAGCAAGAAGGCCCTGCGCGCCTTCTACGCCGAGCAGATCGCCGACGCCAAGAAGAACGGCCAGCTGCTCTCCCTGCATCTGAAAGCCACCATGATGAAGGTCTCCGATCCGATCATGTTCGGCCACGCCGTGGAAGTGTTCTACAAGGAAGTCTTCGAGAAGCACGCCGCCACCTTCAAACAGATCGGCGTTAATCCCAACATGGGCCTGGGCGACCTCTACAAGAAAATCGAAGCCCTGCCGGCCGACAAGAAGGCCGAGATCGAAGCCGATATCAAGGCCGTCTATGCCAGCGCACCGGCCCTGGCCATGGTGGATTCCGACAAGGGGATTACCAACCTGCACGTACCCAACGACATCATCGTTGACGCCTCCATGCCGGTGGTGGTGCGTGACGGCGGCAAGATGTGGAATGCCGAGGGCAAGCTGCAGGACACCAAGGCCCTGATCCCGGACCGCTGCTACGCCACCATGTACAAGGAGATCGTCGAGGACTGCAAGAAGAACGGTGCCTTCGATCCCGCTACCATGGGTTCGGTCCCCAACGTCGGCCTGATGGCGCAGAAGGCCGAAGAATACGGCTCCCACCCCACCACCTTCGAAATTCCGGCCGACGGCACCGTCAAGGTTGTTGCCGCCGACGGCACCGTCCTCATGGAATCCAAGGTTGAGCAGGGCGACATCTGGCGTATGTCCCGCGTCAAGGATATTCCGATCCAGGACTGGGTCAAACTGGCCGTCAACCGTGCCAAGGCCACCGGCGCCCATGCCGTGTTCTGGCTGGACAAAAACCGCGCTCACGATGCCCAGATCATCGCCAAGGTGGAAACGTATCTGAAGAATCACGACACTACCGGCCTGACCATCAAGATCCTTGCCCCGGTCGAGGCGATGCGCTACTCCCTGGAGCGGATCCGCAAAGGTGAAGACACCATCTCCGTTACCGGCAACGTGCTGCGCGACTACCTGACCGACCTGTTCCCGATCCTGGAGCTGGGCACCAGCGCCAAGATGCTCTCCATCGTGCCGCTCTTGGCCGGTGGCGGCCTGTTCGAAACCGGCGCGGGCGGTTCCGCTCCCAAGCACGTGCAGCAGTTCGTCAAGGAAGGGTACCTGCGTTGGGACTCTCTGGGCGAGTTCTCCGCTCTGGCCGCCTCCCTGGAGCACCTGGGGACCCAGTTCAAGAACGCCAAGGCCCTGGTGCTGGCTGAGACGCTGGACCAGGCTATCGCCAAGTTCCTGGACAACAACAAGTCGCCCGCCCGCAAGGTCGGCCAGATCGACAACCGCGGCAGCCACTTCTATCTGGCCCTCTACTGGGCCGAGGCCCTGGCCGCCCAGACCAAGGACGCCGAACTGAAGACCAAGTTCGAGAAGATCGCCAAACAACTGGCTGATAACGAAGTCAAGATCAACGAGGAACTGATCGGCGCCCAGGGCAAGCCGGTGGATATGGGCGGCTACTATCGTCCGGACCCGGCCAAGACCGCTGCCGCAATGCGGCCGAGTCCGACGCTGAACGCCATCATCGACGGCATCGCCTGA
- a CDS encoding HAD family hydrolase, with product MYPQSVIFDFDGVIVDTEPLHYRAFQELLTPLGLGYSWEEYCRTYMGFDDRDAFREAFAVGGRPLPREELERLIERKAELFQEIVAQGVPPYPGVVALIRRLRAEEVPLAVCSGALRSDIEPILAGLAIGDCFSCIVTAEDVEHSKPDPASYRLAFEKLRTLYPELRDAEHSCAIEDTPAGIASATGAGLRVVAVTNSYSADRLAQANLVVTSLEELPARFGELPTA from the coding sequence ATGTATCCCCAATCCGTGATCTTCGATTTTGACGGTGTCATTGTCGATACCGAGCCGCTGCATTACCGGGCCTTTCAAGAGCTCCTGACCCCGCTGGGACTTGGCTACAGTTGGGAGGAGTACTGCCGCACGTACATGGGATTTGACGATCGGGATGCCTTTCGCGAGGCGTTCGCGGTCGGCGGCCGGCCGCTCCCCCGGGAAGAGCTGGAGCGGCTGATAGAGCGCAAGGCCGAGCTGTTTCAGGAGATCGTGGCGCAAGGGGTGCCCCCCTATCCAGGGGTGGTGGCGTTGATCCGACGATTACGGGCCGAGGAGGTGCCGCTGGCGGTCTGCAGCGGCGCCCTGCGGAGCGACATCGAGCCGATTCTGGCCGGGCTGGCAATCGGCGATTGCTTCTCCTGCATCGTCACGGCTGAGGACGTGGAACACAGCAAACCGGACCCGGCCAGTTACCGTCTGGCCTTCGAAAAGCTGCGCACCCTCTATCCGGAACTCCGGGATGCGGAGCACTCCTGCGCCATTGAGGACACACCGGCGGGGATTGCCTCAGCCACCGGTGCCGGCCTGCGGGTGGTGGCGGTCACCAACAGTTATTCCGCGGACCGGCTGGCCCAGGCGAATCTTGTCGTGACCTCCCTGGAGGAGTTGCCGGCGCGTTTCGGAGAACTGCCCACAGCATAA
- a CDS encoding FAD-binding oxidoreductase, with protein MLDPHIYRELCAIVGTENVAVEKQDLICYGYDATQMEFLPAAVVHPATAEEVAAVLRLANRCCFPVFPRGAGSGFTGGALPTGGGVVLVTTRMNRILRIDTENLIAEVEPGLVTEEFQIAVEKLGLFYPPDPASLKFSTLGGNVAENAGGPRCVKYGVTRDFVMGLEVVLPTGEIIRTGTETYKAVVGYDLTRLLCGSEGTLGVITKIIFKLLPLPEAKKTMLTIFDSIDGAARAVSTIIGAKIIPTTLEFMDYATLQCVERRFNLGIPAEGRAVLLIEVDGDSDLVDKQAARIQELIRPLGLVQCTIAKDAAESEALWKVRRLVSPSLRDVNPHKYNEDIVVPRSKVPEVIRRIETIQRKYDIPIVNFGHAGDGNIHVNVMINKEIPGQEEKAHSAIREVFQAALDLDGTMSGEHGVGLAKQPYIEMELNPAQIRTMESIKLALDPNNILNPGKIFPWKGINHAA; from the coding sequence ATGCTCGATCCGCACATATACCGGGAGCTTTGTGCCATTGTGGGAACGGAGAACGTTGCCGTGGAAAAGCAGGACCTGATCTGCTACGGCTACGACGCCACCCAGATGGAATTTTTACCCGCCGCCGTGGTGCATCCGGCCACTGCGGAGGAGGTGGCGGCGGTTCTGAGACTGGCCAACCGGTGCTGCTTTCCGGTCTTTCCCCGCGGCGCCGGCAGCGGCTTCACCGGCGGGGCGCTGCCCACCGGCGGCGGTGTGGTGCTGGTCACCACCCGCATGAACCGTATCCTGCGGATCGATACCGAGAACCTGATCGCCGAGGTGGAGCCGGGACTGGTGACGGAGGAGTTCCAGATCGCGGTGGAAAAGCTGGGGCTGTTCTACCCGCCCGACCCGGCGTCGCTCAAGTTCTCCACCCTGGGGGGAAACGTGGCGGAAAACGCCGGCGGTCCCCGCTGCGTCAAGTACGGGGTAACCCGCGATTTCGTCATGGGGCTGGAGGTGGTGCTGCCCACCGGCGAAATCATCCGCACCGGCACCGAGACCTACAAGGCGGTGGTGGGGTACGACCTGACCCGGCTGCTCTGCGGCAGTGAAGGGACCCTGGGGGTGATCACCAAGATCATCTTCAAACTGCTGCCGTTGCCTGAAGCGAAGAAGACCATGCTGACCATCTTCGATTCCATCGACGGCGCGGCCCGTGCCGTCTCCACCATCATCGGCGCCAAGATCATCCCCACGACGCTCGAGTTCATGGACTACGCCACCCTGCAGTGCGTGGAACGGCGCTTCAATCTGGGGATTCCGGCGGAGGGACGGGCCGTGCTGCTGATCGAGGTGGACGGCGATAGCGACCTGGTGGACAAGCAGGCGGCCCGCATCCAGGAGCTGATCCGGCCCCTGGGGCTGGTGCAGTGCACCATCGCCAAAGATGCCGCCGAATCGGAGGCGCTCTGGAAGGTGCGGCGACTGGTCTCCCCCAGCCTGCGGGATGTCAATCCGCACAAGTACAACGAGGATATCGTGGTGCCGCGCAGCAAAGTGCCGGAGGTGATCCGCCGGATCGAGACCATCCAGCGGAAATACGACATCCCGATCGTCAACTTCGGCCATGCCGGCGACGGCAATATCCATGTCAACGTGATGATCAACAAGGAGATTCCCGGCCAGGAGGAAAAAGCCCACAGCGCGATCCGGGAGGTGTTCCAGGCCGCCCTGGACCTGGACGGCACCATGTCCGGCGAGCACGGGGTGGGGCTGGCCAAGCAGCCGTACATCGAGATGGAGCTGAACCCGGCCCAGATCAGGACCATGGAGTCGATCAAGCTGGCGCTGGACCCGAACAATATTCTCAACCCCGGCAAGATATTTCCCTGGAAAGGTATCAACCATGCAGCATGA
- a CDS encoding Maf family nucleotide pyrophosphatase: MGEIVLASASPRRSELLELAGVPFRVAPADIPEEPLPGEEAAAHAMRLAEEKARAAAAREASGRWFIGADTIVVLEGRIMGKPKDEAEAEAMLADLSGRSHQVITAYAVFDRSGGACVSRAVRTDVVFKQLDRREIEAYVATGCPLDKAGAYAIQGGAAHFVREIRGSYTNVVGLPTCELVETLRRMGALEQS, translated from the coding sequence GTGGGTGAGATCGTTCTGGCATCGGCATCGCCCCGCCGTTCGGAGCTTCTTGAACTGGCCGGCGTGCCGTTCCGCGTCGCGCCGGCCGACATCCCCGAGGAGCCCCTTCCCGGCGAGGAAGCGGCGGCCCACGCCATGCGGTTGGCCGAGGAAAAGGCCCGGGCCGCTGCGGCCCGTGAGGCATCGGGACGCTGGTTCATCGGCGCCGACACCATCGTAGTGCTGGAAGGGCGGATCATGGGCAAACCGAAGGACGAAGCCGAGGCGGAAGCCATGCTCGCGGACCTCTCCGGTCGCAGCCATCAGGTGATCACCGCCTACGCGGTGTTCGACCGCAGCGGCGGGGCCTGCGTCAGCCGGGCGGTGCGCACCGATGTGGTGTTCAAGCAGTTGGACCGTCGGGAGATCGAAGCGTACGTTGCCACCGGCTGTCCCCTGGACAAGGCGGGGGCCTACGCCATCCAGGGGGGAGCGGCCCACTTCGTGCGGGAGATCCGCGGCTCCTACACCAACGTGGTGGGGCTCCCCACCTGCGAACTGGTGGAGACCCTGCGCCGGATGGGGGCGCTGGAACAGTCATGA
- a CDS encoding YggS family pyridoxal phosphate-dependent enzyme: MSVIAEHLATVRHRIAAACGRCGRDPRTVELVAVSKTRPAEDVREAFRAGQRIFGENYVQELVAKAADLHEPVEWHVIGHLQSNKVRQIAGLTSLIHSVDRLSLARELSRQWGRLEKVCNLLVQVNVSGEASKSGTTAAEALALVREIARLPHLRVQGLMTMPPFFDDPEEARPYFRELRLLADRIREEAIPGVAMERLSMGMSGDFEVAVEEGATLVRVGTAIFGER, from the coding sequence ATGAGTGTCATCGCTGAACATCTTGCCACGGTGCGGCACCGGATCGCCGCCGCCTGCGGACGCTGCGGCCGGGACCCCCGTACCGTGGAACTGGTTGCGGTCTCCAAGACCCGCCCGGCGGAGGATGTCCGGGAGGCGTTCCGGGCAGGGCAGCGGATTTTTGGTGAAAATTACGTCCAGGAACTGGTGGCCAAGGCGGCGGACCTGCACGAGCCGGTGGAGTGGCACGTCATCGGCCACCTGCAGTCCAACAAGGTGCGGCAGATCGCCGGCCTGACCAGCCTGATCCATTCCGTGGACCGCCTGTCGCTGGCCCGGGAGCTGAGCCGTCAGTGGGGACGTCTGGAGAAGGTCTGCAACCTGCTGGTGCAGGTAAACGTCTCCGGCGAGGCCAGCAAGTCCGGCACCACCGCGGCGGAGGCCCTGGCCCTGGTGCGGGAGATCGCCCGGCTGCCCCACCTGCGGGTGCAGGGTTTGATGACCATGCCGCCGTTTTTCGATGACCCCGAGGAGGCCCGTCCCTACTTCCGCGAGTTGCGCCTGCTGGCTGACCGGATCAGGGAGGAGGCGATTCCGGGGGTTGCCATGGAGCGGCTTTCCATGGGGATGTCCGGCGACTTCGAGGTGGCCGTCGAGGAAGGGGCCACCCTGGTGCGGGTGGGGACCGCCATCTTCGGGGAGCGGTAG
- a CDS encoding DUF4124 domain-containing protein codes for MKRLLAVLVFITPLVAEAATWSWTDAAGTVHFTDNPATVPMGFRHQLRQRDDGAPSFPATVPAEPASRQTPPPAAPHAGTPSKAAEAPAAAPGQELSIRYGNRTAGEWRAAFRALRGQLAEVEGQFEQARREGGDGKTALSRQKIDELNARNRRLNAEYEAVRLRFNRLVEEANAAGLPPEFSR; via the coding sequence ATGAAACGGCTGCTGGCAGTACTCGTATTCATCACGCCGCTTGTAGCGGAGGCGGCGACCTGGTCCTGGACCGATGCCGCCGGTACCGTGCACTTCACCGACAATCCCGCCACGGTTCCTATGGGGTTCCGTCACCAGCTCCGGCAACGGGACGATGGCGCTCCGTCATTTCCGGCGACCGTGCCGGCTGAACCGGCGAGCCGCCAAACGCCACCGCCGGCAGCTCCCCATGCCGGGACGCCGTCGAAGGCTGCCGAAGCTCCTGCGGCAGCACCGGGACAGGAACTGTCGATCCGTTACGGCAACCGTACCGCCGGAGAGTGGCGGGCGGCCTTCAGGGCGCTGCGGGGGCAGCTTGCGGAGGTCGAGGGGCAGTTCGAGCAGGCCCGGCGCGAGGGGGGAGACGGCAAGACTGCCCTGAGCCGGCAGAAGATCGACGAGTTGAACGCCCGCAACAGACGGCTCAATGCAGAGTACGAGGCGGTCCGCCTGCGCTTCAACCGCTTGGTGGAGGAAGCCAACGCCGCGGGGCTGCCGCCGGAGTTCTCCCGCTAG
- a CDS encoding inositol monophosphatase family protein — MLTTYLDVAVEAALAAGRLQRSRFASSFTVDLKGAKDLVTELDTASEAVIVGCLLERFPGHGILAEEGRYPDGDGRHVWVIDPIDGTTNFAHGYPWFCSSIALERDGELAVGVIYNPMTDELFTATAGGGAFMNGRRLTVSQRAPLAGALLATGFPYDCATDPENNFDQFIRFQKAARGIRRAGAAALDLAYLAAGRLDGFWEVKLKPWDVAAGTLLVREAGGIVTSFDGAPYAIRTHRILASNGCLHSEMIAMLAQKGSP, encoded by the coding sequence ATGCTTACCACGTATCTCGATGTCGCCGTAGAAGCCGCCCTGGCTGCCGGCCGCCTGCAGCGGTCACGGTTCGCTTCCTCCTTCACCGTCGACTTGAAAGGGGCTAAGGATCTGGTCACCGAACTGGATACCGCCTCCGAAGCCGTGATTGTCGGCTGCCTGCTGGAGCGGTTTCCCGGTCACGGTATCCTGGCCGAGGAGGGGAGGTATCCCGACGGCGACGGTCGTCATGTCTGGGTGATCGACCCGATTGACGGCACGACCAATTTTGCCCACGGCTACCCCTGGTTCTGTTCCTCCATCGCCTTGGAACGGGACGGCGAGCTGGCAGTGGGCGTGATCTACAACCCGATGACCGATGAGCTGTTTACCGCCACGGCCGGCGGCGGGGCCTTCATGAACGGCCGCCGCCTGACGGTATCGCAGCGTGCCCCCCTGGCCGGCGCCCTGCTGGCCACCGGCTTCCCCTACGACTGCGCCACCGATCCTGAAAATAATTTCGACCAGTTCATCCGCTTCCAGAAAGCTGCCCGCGGCATCCGCCGCGCCGGGGCCGCCGCCCTCGATCTGGCCTACTTGGCGGCCGGCCGGCTGGACGGCTTCTGGGAGGTAAAGTTGAAACCCTGGGACGTCGCGGCCGGCACCCTGCTGGTACGGGAGGCGGGGGGGATAGTGACCTCCTTTGACGGTGCTCCGTATGCAATCCGTACCCACCGGATACTCGCCTCCAACGGCTGCCTGCACAGCGAAATGATCGCCATGCTGGCGCAGAAAGGTTCACCATGA
- a CDS encoding DUF6677 family protein: MKRPLIALLLSAFVLPGLGQLYLGRKLKGALLLVAVNLLLLAALFLAMKLSAPLIGARLAGTPITPELLLAQIQPHAVWGKALLASFLGVWGFAVVDLVSAFRESGRENDI; the protein is encoded by the coding sequence ATGAAACGTCCGCTGATCGCTTTACTCCTCTCCGCTTTTGTTCTGCCGGGGCTGGGGCAGCTCTACCTGGGCCGCAAGCTCAAGGGAGCGCTGCTGCTGGTGGCGGTCAACCTGCTGCTGCTGGCCGCCCTTTTTCTGGCAATGAAGCTGTCGGCACCGCTGATTGGCGCCCGGCTTGCCGGTACGCCGATTACCCCCGAACTGCTGCTGGCCCAGATCCAGCCCCATGCCGTCTGGGGCAAGGCGCTGCTGGCGTCGTTTCTGGGGGTCTGGGGCTTTGCGGTGGTGGATCTGGTCAGTGCGTTTCGGGAGTCTGGCCGCGAAAACGATATTTGA
- a CDS encoding beta-ketoacyl-ACP synthase III gives MRHAHIIGSGAGIPERIVGNDFFSYLVDDPDEWISSRTGIRERRFVKPEESTSDLAVRAARAALENAGITAAEIDCIVVGTSTPDMILPATACMVQKEIGAQNAFAFDLNSVCGSFVFALDTADSFIRAGKARTALVIGADTYSKILDFNDKTTCPLFGDGAAAVVLRVTDQPDTGILHSFIRTDGNGWPLIQVPSSGSRKPITAETIAAKENTFYMSGKPVYVFATEAIPELIKTVCDMAGITPADLDWLIPHQANLRILDAVSKKHDIPKEKFLVNLQKYGNTAAASVALALDEFRRNGTIKPGQLVLVMGFGGGLSWGGLLVRF, from the coding sequence ATGAGACACGCGCACATTATCGGCAGCGGCGCCGGCATTCCGGAACGGATTGTCGGCAATGATTTTTTCTCCTACCTGGTGGATGATCCCGACGAATGGATCAGTTCCCGTACCGGTATCAGGGAACGACGCTTCGTCAAACCGGAAGAGTCGACCTCCGACCTTGCCGTGCGTGCGGCCCGGGCAGCTCTGGAAAATGCAGGCATCACGGCGGCCGAGATCGACTGCATTGTCGTGGGAACTTCTACGCCGGATATGATCCTGCCGGCCACCGCCTGCATGGTGCAGAAGGAGATCGGTGCCCAGAACGCCTTTGCCTTTGATCTGAATTCGGTCTGCGGCAGCTTCGTCTTTGCCCTGGATACGGCCGACAGCTTTATCCGCGCCGGCAAGGCCCGTACCGCTCTGGTGATCGGCGCCGACACCTACTCAAAAATTCTGGATTTCAACGACAAGACCACCTGTCCCCTGTTCGGCGACGGCGCCGCTGCTGTTGTGCTGCGGGTTACCGATCAGCCGGACACCGGCATCCTGCATTCTTTCATCCGTACCGACGGTAACGGCTGGCCCCTGATTCAGGTCCCGTCCTCCGGCTCCCGCAAGCCGATCACTGCCGAAACCATTGCAGCTAAAGAGAACACCTTCTATATGTCGGGCAAGCCGGTCTACGTCTTTGCAACCGAGGCGATTCCTGAGCTGATCAAGACCGTCTGCGACATGGCCGGCATCACCCCCGCCGATCTGGACTGGCTGATTCCCCACCAGGCAAACCTCCGCATTCTCGATGCTGTTTCCAAAAAACACGACATCCCCAAGGAAAAATTCCTGGTGAACCTGCAGAAGTACGGCAATACCGCCGCCGCGTCGGTGGCACTGGCGTTGGACGAGTTCCGCCGTAACGGCACCATCAAGCCGGGGCAGCTGGTGCTGGTCATGGGCTTTGGCGGCGGTCTTTCCTGGGGAGGACTGTTGGTCAGGTTCTGA
- a CDS encoding class I SAM-dependent methyltransferase, which translates to MFPPAAVPPCPLLRRPDPALFAGARARIDRQYRLWAATSPAPLPAPGLVIVPELRCQSELYLPIAELRRVFHRFYRFSLNFPPHLNSTPFSGALSWADLYGTLPAPFQLSPNPARLLERLLLDPSLHCRFLFHSFLPARYNGAGFGRYPEQRTFLGELCRQRRQAGHQTFRCLDAACGSGEGTWELAEQVMAAGWQPAEARIEGWTLDPLEVWAARQRCLPHAPARQTEYHTRTEALVMAGWGERITFSVVNLLDADPAGDADFDLILCNGLLGGPLLNQPAAMLRLIERLAAVLRPGGYLLAADRFHGGWKQQSPGELLGALLAAAGLRPERLGEGMAGIRT; encoded by the coding sequence GTGTTTCCGCCGGCAGCTGTTCCTCCCTGCCCTTTGCTCCGCAGGCCCGATCCGGCGCTCTTTGCCGGGGCGCGTGCCCGCATCGACCGCCAGTACCGGCTCTGGGCGGCCACCAGCCCGGCTCCCCTGCCGGCTCCCGGCCTGGTGATTGTGCCGGAGCTGCGTTGCCAGTCGGAATTGTATCTGCCCATCGCCGAACTCCGCCGCGTTTTTCACCGTTTTTACCGCTTCAGCCTGAACTTCCCCCCGCACCTGAACAGCACCCCCTTTTCCGGTGCGCTCTCCTGGGCCGATCTCTACGGTACCCTGCCCGCCCCCTTCCAGCTCTCCCCGAACCCCGCACGACTGCTGGAGCGGTTGCTGCTCGACCCGTCCCTGCACTGCCGGTTTCTGTTCCACTCCTTCCTGCCGGCCCGTTACAACGGTGCCGGCTTCGGGCGGTATCCGGAGCAGCGCACTTTCCTGGGGGAGCTGTGCAGACAGCGCCGACAGGCGGGGCACCAGACGTTTCGCTGTCTTGACGCCGCCTGCGGCAGCGGTGAAGGGACCTGGGAGTTGGCGGAGCAGGTGATGGCGGCCGGTTGGCAACCGGCAGAGGCGCGGATCGAAGGCTGGACGCTGGACCCCCTTGAGGTCTGGGCAGCCCGTCAACGCTGCCTGCCCCACGCTCCGGCACGGCAAACAGAGTACCACACCAGAACCGAAGCTCTTGTAATGGCTGGCTGGGGGGAACGGATAACTTTCAGCGTCGTGAACCTGCTGGACGCCGACCCGGCAGGCGACGCCGACTTTGACCTGATTCTCTGCAACGGACTGCTGGGAGGGCCACTGCTCAACCAACCGGCGGCGATGCTGCGGCTCATCGAACGACTGGCCGCAGTGCTGCGTCCCGGAGGGTATCTGCTGGCAGCCGACCGCTTCCACGGCGGCTGGAAACAGCAGAGCCCCGGGGAACTCCTCGGGGCTCTGCTGGCAGCTGCCGGACTACGTCCGGAACGGCTTGGCGAGGGAATGGCCGGAATCAGAACCTGA
- a CDS encoding OmpA family protein, which yields MARKKEPEKHVNHERWLVSYGDFITLLFAVFVTLYAMSQTDKKKVEEVMQSLRESFGYSTMAAAGQKGVLDAKDLRQIPSIKPEMAVIPMNRQMPPAGPRHGGMEKGKAKGQAQEKDFKEIQSAIEAYLIKHGAQNKVSIGITSRGLVVSLKEAGFFDSGSATIKASGYQILNTIIEAMTQYSNPLRIEGHTDNVPISSSQFPSNWELSTSRATNVLRYILKNHDVDPATISATGYGEFRPASENGTSEGRARNRRVDIVLLSEESTRVEPTTTAPSQP from the coding sequence GTGGCGCGAAAAAAAGAACCTGAAAAGCACGTCAATCACGAGCGCTGGCTGGTTTCCTACGGCGACTTCATCACGTTGCTGTTTGCCGTGTTTGTAACGCTTTACGCCATGTCCCAGACCGACAAGAAAAAGGTCGAGGAAGTGATGCAATCCCTGCGGGAGTCCTTTGGCTACTCCACCATGGCGGCAGCGGGCCAGAAAGGGGTGCTCGACGCCAAGGACCTGCGCCAGATCCCCTCGATCAAACCGGAGATGGCGGTGATCCCGATGAACCGCCAGATGCCGCCGGCCGGACCGCGCCACGGCGGCATGGAGAAGGGAAAGGCCAAGGGGCAGGCCCAGGAGAAGGACTTCAAGGAGATCCAGTCGGCCATCGAAGCCTACCTGATCAAGCACGGCGCCCAGAACAAGGTATCCATCGGCATCACCAGCCGGGGGTTGGTAGTCAGTCTGAAGGAAGCCGGCTTTTTCGATTCGGGGTCGGCAACCATCAAAGCGTCCGGCTACCAGATTCTGAACACCATCATCGAGGCAATGACCCAGTATTCAAACCCGTTGCGGATCGAGGGGCACACCGACAACGTGCCGATCAGCAGTTCCCAGTTCCCCTCCAACTGGGAACTGTCCACCTCGCGGGCCACCAACGTGCTGCGCTACATACTGAAAAACCACGACGTCGATCCCGCCACCATCTCGGCCACCGGTTACGGCGAATTCCGCCCCGCTTCGGAAAACGGCACCTCCGAGGGGCGGGCGCGCAACCGCCGCGTGGATATCGTCCTGCTTTCCGAGGAGTCGACCAGGGTGGAACCCACCACCACTGCCCCCAGCCAGCCCTGA